A region of Neovison vison isolate M4711 chromosome 7, ASM_NN_V1, whole genome shotgun sequence DNA encodes the following proteins:
- the LOC122914400 gene encoding olfactory receptor 5D13-like: MMLSGRKNKSAETTFILLGFSEYPELQMPLFLIFLTIYTVTVLGNLGMIRIIQINPKLHTPMYYFLSHLSFVDFCYSTVVTPKLLENLVVEDRTISFTGCIMQFFFACVFVVTETFMLAVMAYDRFVAICNPLLYMIVMSQKLCSLLVGTSYFWGIACSLTYTYFLLTLSFCGTNFINNFVCEHAAIVSVSCSDPYLSQKIILVSATFNEISSLMIILTSYVFIFVTVMRMTSTGGRHRAFSTCASHLTAITIFHGTILFLYCVPDSKSSWLMVKVASVFYTVVIPMLNPLIYSLRNKDVKETVKKLINVKLFCDTM, from the exons ATGATGCTGAGTGGaagaa AAAACAAGAGTGCTGAAACCACTTTCATTCTCTTGGGCTTCTCAGAATACCCAGAACTCCAGATGCCACTTTTCCTGATATTCCTGACAATCTATACAGTCACTGTGCTGGGAAATCTGGGCATGATTAGGATTATCCAGATCAATCCCAAACTTCACACCCCCATGTACTACTTCCTCAGCCATCTGTCCTTTGTTGATTTCTGTTACTCTACAGTAGTTACACCCAAACTATTAGAAAACTTGGTTGTGGAAGACAGAACCATCTCTTTCACAGGATGTATCATGCAATTCTTCTTTGCATGCGTATTTGTGGTGACAGAAACATTCATGTTGGctgtgatggcctatgaccgATTTGTGGCCATTTGTAACCCTCTTCTCTACATGATTGTCATGTCTCAGAAGCTTTGTTCCTTGTTGGTGGGCACATCATACTTCTGGGGTATTGCCTGCTCCTtaacatacacatattttttgtTGACCTTATCCTTTTGTGGGACTAACTTCATAAATAACTTTGTCTGTGAGCATGCTGCGATCGTCTCTGTGTCCTGCTCTGACCCCTACCTGAGCCAGAAGATCATTTTAGTCTCTGCCACGTTCAATGAAATAAGCAGCTTGATGATCATTCTTACTTCCTATGTCTTCATTTTTGTCACTGTCATGAGGATGACTTCAACAGGGGGACGCCACAGAGCCTTCTCCACGTGTGCCTCCCACCTGACTGCTATTACAATCTTCCATGGGACCATCCTCTTCCTCTATTGTGTTCCTGATTCCAAAAGTTCATGGCTCATGGTCAAGGTGGCTTCTGTGTTTTACACTGTGGTCATCCCCATGCTGAACCCACTGATCTACAGCCTCAGGAACAAAGATGTGAAGGAGACAGTCAAGAAGTTAATCAATGTTAAATTGTTCTGTGATACAATGTAA
- the LOC122914401 gene encoding olfactory receptor 5D18-like produces MALGEGNQSSVTTFILLGFSEYPHLQIPLFLVFLIIYTVTLVGNLGIIVVIRFNPKLHTPMYFFLSHLSFLDICYSSVFTPKLLEILVVEDRTISFKGCMVQFYFVCAFVITEMFMLAVMAYDRFVAVCNPLLYTVAMSQKLCALLVAGTYAWGGICSLTLTYSLLELSYCGPNVINHFGCEYSAILSLSCSDPYFSQMTCLVISTFNEACSLLIILASYLFIVVTIVKMPSTGGLQKAFSTCASHLTAITIFHGIILLLYCVPNSKSSWLLVKVATVFFTVMIPMLNPLIYSLRNKDVKDTARKLIHTKLLSHSM; encoded by the coding sequence ATGGCCCTTGGTGAGGGAAATCAGAGCTCTGTGACCACATTCATCCTCCTGGGTTTCTCAGAATACCCACACCTCCAGATACCCCTCTTCCTGGTGTTCTTGATCATCTACACAGTCACTCTGGTGGGAAACCTGGGCATAATTGTGGTCATAAGGTTCAATCCCAAACTCCACACGCCTATGTACTTTTTCCTCAGCCATCTGTCCTTTTTGGATATTTGTTATTCCAGTGTCTTCACACCTAAACTGCTAGAAATCTTGGTTGTGGAAGACAGAACCATCTCCTTCAAAGGATGCATGGTTCAATTTTACTTTGTTTGTGCATTTGTGATAACAGAAATGTTCATGCTAGCAGTTATGGCCTATGACCGGTTTGTGGCTGTTTGTAACCCTCTGCTCTACACAGTTGCTATGTCTCAGAAACTCTGTGCCCTCTTGGTGGCTGGAACTTACGCATGGGGTGGAATATGTTCCTTGACACTCACATATTCTCTTTTGGAACTATCCTACTGTGGTCCCAATGTTATAAATCACTTTGGCTGTGAATATTCTGCAATCCTCTCTTTATCCTGCTCTGACCCCTACTTCAGTCAGATGACGTGTTTGGTCATTTCTACGTTCAATGAGGCTTGTAGCCTCCTGATTATCCTGGCTTCCTATTTATTCATAGTTGTCACCATCGTCAAGATGCCTTCTACTGGTGGACTCCAGAAAGCCTTCTCCACCTGTGCCTCCCACCTGACGGCCATCACCATCTTCCATGGGATCATCCTTCTTCTCTACTGTGTGCCCAACTCCAAAAGCTCATGGCTTCTGGTCAAAGTGGCTACTGTGTTTTTTACAGTCATGATCCCCATGTTGAACCCCCTTATTTACAGCCTGAGGAACAAAGATGTGAAAGACACGGCCAGGAAGTTAATCCATACCAAACTGCTTTCTCACTCaatgtaa